The Sinorhizobium alkalisoli genomic interval CGCAGGCCCTGGATGACGTTCAAACCGATGCCGCCGAGACCGAAGACGATCGCCGTCGAACCGATTTCGACCTTGGCCGTGTTGATGACGGCGCCGATGCCGGTGGTGACGCCGCAGCCGATATAGCAGATCTTGTCGAAGGGGGCGTCGGGATTGACCTTGGCGACGGCGATCTCCGGCAGCACGGTGAAGTTCGCAAAGGTCGAGCAGCCCATATAGTGGTGCAGCTTCTCGCCGTTGAGCGAGAAGCGCGAGGTGCCGTCCGGCATCAGCCCTTGCCCCTGGGTGGCGCGGATGGCGGTGCAGAGATTGGTCTTGCGCGACAGGCAGGACGGGCAGGAGCGGCATTCCGGCGTATAGAGCGGAATGACGTGATCGCCTTTCTTCACGCTCGTGACGCCGGGGCCGACATCGACGACGATGCCGGCGCCCTCATGGCCGAGGACGGCCGGAAACAGCCCCTCCGGATCGGCTCCCGAGAGGGTGAAATCGTCGGTGTGGCAGATGCCGGTCGCCTTGACCTCGACGAGCACCTCGCCAGCCTTCGGGCCTTCGAGTTGCACCGTCATCACTTCCAGCGGGTTGCCGGCCCGAACCGCAACGGCGGCGCGTACGTCCATTCTTTATCTCCCTAGATTCGCAAACACATTTGGCGCTACGATTCAATCGTCAATACAACGGCGCGCGGAGCGCGTAAGCTGAAAAAACGCAATATCCTAGTCTTCTTCCTGATCGGCGCGCCCGATTTCCATCTCGAGCGTTGCAATGGCTTCCCCTGTCTGCGCGTGCAGTTTCTTGACCAGATCGAGTTGCTTGCGCAGTTGGTTCTGCGGTGGTTCCGCGGTCTCTTCATCCGGTCCGCGCCCGACTCCGGCAATCAGCCAGACGGGTGTCACGCCAAGCACCCCCGCGAGCATGAAGAGCCGATTGGCTCGGGGTTCGGCGCGGTCGCGCTCCCAAGAGGAGATGGTTTCGCTACGAACGCCGAGCTTGCTCGCAAGATCCTTCGTCGTGAGCTTCGCCGCGTCCCGTGCTCTCCAGATGCGGCCGCCCAGCGTGTCGCCGTCTCCCGTCTGGTGCAGACGCGCAATCGCGGATTCGGTGGATACGTGCATGATAGCTCCTTTCGCCTGTTATCGTTGTCGGGGCGCAGGAAGCGCCCTTGACTGCCCGCTGTGGGGCGAAGGTGAGATGAGCTTATAGGCTTTTAAGTACGGCCGGGGCAATCCGAAGCGGCAAAAAGAGGGCC includes:
- a CDS encoding S-(hydroxymethyl)glutathione dehydrogenase/class III alcohol dehydrogenase; this encodes MDVRAAVAVRAGNPLEVMTVQLEGPKAGEVLVEVKATGICHTDDFTLSGADPEGLFPAVLGHEGAGIVVDVGPGVTSVKKGDHVIPLYTPECRSCPSCLSRKTNLCTAIRATQGQGLMPDGTSRFSLNGEKLHHYMGCSTFANFTVLPEIAVAKVNPDAPFDKICYIGCGVTTGIGAVINTAKVEIGSTAIVFGLGGIGLNVIQGLRLAGADMIIGVDLNNDKKPWGEKFGMTHFVNPTEVGEDIVPYLVNMTKRGADQIGGADYTFDCTGNVKVMRQALEASHRGWGKSVIIGVAGAGQEIATRPFQLVTGRTWMGTAFGGARGRTDVPKIVDWYMEGKIEIDPMITHTMPLEEINKGFELMHSGTSIRSVVVY
- a CDS encoding helix-turn-helix domain-containing protein, whose product is MHVSTESAIARLHQTGDGDTLGGRIWRARDAAKLTTKDLASKLGVRSETISSWERDRAEPRANRLFMLAGVLGVTPVWLIAGVGRGPDEETAEPPQNQLRKQLDLVKKLHAQTGEAIATLEMEIGRADQEED